From Candidatus Buchananbacteria bacterium CG10_big_fil_rev_8_21_14_0_10_42_9:
TGTTAATGCACTGTCTAGCTTTTTGACATCGCTTTTAATCATACTTAACAATATCGTTAAGTATATATCTAATGTATACCAATGTCAATAATTTTGCAAGTGGCAATTTACACCGGCTGAGCAAACCAAAAATTTCCTTCTCCTCTTTCCGCCTTGCGGCGGGGGGTCTGGGGGGAGCCGCACCCCAGTAGTAGAGCAAAGCTCACTACGGGGCAGGCAAAAAAATGAAAGGAAAATTTTTGGGTTTGCCGCGCGCGACCAGCGGGAGCGAGTCCGAGGCGCGCAGAGAGAATCACCACGCAATCCGAGCGTACGATTCAGTTTCGAGCCACCTCGCACGCGGCGCGTGCGCCTGTCCGCCTCTGGCGGAAAGTCAATCGCTTCGCGATTGGAAAAAGGTTCGCGCAAAGGTTAGTATTTCACCACCATTGCAACCCGCCGTGTGCGGGTTTTTTATTTTTTAGTAATTTACCTCACAATTTAATGTAAAGTTAACTTGACATTGATTTTTAAAACATTATAATACTGTTAGGTCGAAATGAGTACTCATATATCTAATAATATTAACTTGCAAATGTTATGAAAAAAGCATTAGTTATTGCAAGCCTGAGCGTTTTAGCCCTTCCCGCATTTGTTTTTGCGCAAGTACCGGAAAAAACCGACGGCTTTGTTTGCCCGGTAATTACTGCTGAAGCAGTTGGTGAACATAATCCTCAAGCCGGTGCATTAGGCGACGGGAACTACACCATTCCGCCTCATGGCGGTGCGGCTCATGTTCCGATTCCGCTACACGCCACCAATGGCGATGGCGCTGGATCCCCTGGTGATTCCAGTGCACCTGGAGACACTGACTACACCGCTATTTGGGCTCGTTAAAATAGCCCAACCAAAAAAGAGGCCAAGCTAGCCTCTTTTTTGAAAAACCTATTTTATTAAAGAGCCTTTTTCTTGTTCCAGGCTTTCCATAAACTCTTGTACCGTCATATCATAAACATCTAGTGTCATTTTTAACTCGCTAATATTTTAGGGCGATGATTTGTGTCCTGAATAGCTTTTTCATGTGCTCTTTGCAATATTAATTTAAACCTCTCTTCATTTATGCCTACATCACGCAATTTTAAATCCGCACTTTCCTCCTGCGTCTGCTTAAAATGTTCGCGAACTTGATCAGCTACAGAATCTAAAAACACCCCATAAAACTCAGCATCTCTACGGCCTTCAGCGTGCCTTTCCTTGTTAGCTAAAGCCTGCATTTCTTCAGCAGGTGTATGTTCTCTTGCCATATATTTAACAACTTAATTGTTTTAACTAAAAAAACATATTCAATACAATTTAGCAAAATATTAAAAAGGGGTTAAAACCCCTTTTTAATATTTTACAATAAAATCTGCAACTAATTTATAACCGGCTCTCCCTCCATCATGGCGTCACCCTCCATTTTATCGCCTTCCATCATGGCATCTTCTGGAGCCGTGCTTTGACTTGAGTAATAATATGCCCCAGCACCTATAGCTATCAAAATCAAAACGATAACTACAATCAACCCGGTCTTTTTGCCCGATTTTGAAGGCATAGATTCTGGCTGCATTTGTGTGTCGTTCATAGATATTTGTTAATTATTAATTTGATTATAAATTCGACCTATTATTTTAGCTAAAACCATCACGCCCAAAGCCGCAACCAGCCACGGATCTGGAGCCTGATGCTTAAAACTTTCCACTAATATAGCTACCACCAAAACTAAAGCGCCGGCTAAAAATGCCATTCTCCCAGAAAGCATAATGTGCCATGTTTCTCTCTCGTCTCGCCCCTTTTCTTTCCAAATAAATCCAGCAAAAATAGCAAAAGCTACAATCAGGCCAGCGGCTATCATCATTAAGTACATATCAGCCATATATAGTTTAAAGGGATTAAGAAAAAGTGTGAGCAAAAGAATTAAAATTCCGCCCAAAATTACCTCTGGTAAGTATTTATTTTTCATAAATAAATAGATCTTCAACTGACTTATTAAAAAATTTAGCAAGTTTCAACGCCAACAAAACTGAAGGTATATAATTTCCTTTTTCCAAAGCAATAATAGTTTGGCGCGTCACGCCAACTGCTGAGGCTAGTTCTTCTTGAGTAACATTTAATTTCGTTCTTAGGCTTTGGACTTTATTGGAAACTGACTGTGGCATAGTCCATTAATCATACCAAAATCAATACTCAACGTCAAGGCAACTTTACATTATAACTCCACCCAAGTTCCTAATGAAGTGCCGACTGCCTCGCCGCCGCCGCTTGGAATAGTAAATGCCGACAGTAGTGGGTTGTAAGTAACCTCGCTTCTTTCCTCAAGATGCAAAGTCAGCGCCGCTGCGGCGTTTAAAAAACCATTATTTTTTACTTTTAAACGGCCATATATGGCGGCAAAAACAATAGAAGTAGAGTTATTGCTGGCGTACACTGCCGGCTCATCAAGATCATCGCTAGTGCTTGTTGAAATCATAATAACAAAACTGGGATCACACTCTAAATTTCCATTAGGATCGCTTTCGCTGTTATCAAAAGAAGTTTGACACTCAGGGTCTTCAGGGAAATCCTCCAAACCATCGCCGTCATTATCAATCTCATCGTAACATTGAGGTAGTGGGTCTGTACAAGACGACTGAATGTTAAGATTATTTTCAACATTAATTATTCCTTCGGCTATAAAAACTAATGCCGCTCCCGGCGGCACAGATTCATGAATGCGTAGTGTGCCATTATTAATTAATACTATATCGCCAGACACATATACATTCCCAGCCAATGTTAAATCACCGTTCACTGGCATTTTTAATCCAACCGAGCTCCCGTCGCCACTCGGACCAATTTTTTGGGCTCCTAAAGTATCGCCAATTGGAACACAATACCAATCAAAATCACCATCTAAATCTTCATCGTCGCAATTCCCCAGCACCACGTCTGTTATTTCATCACGCCATGTATCTATGTCGGTTTGAATGATAGGAAAATCTTTAAACCCTGGGTCAGTTCCAACCAAAACACTGCCTCCAACTACAGTATCTGGATCAATGGTTTGAGTACTGTCTATATAGGCATCACCTAGCACGTGTGAGTTAATAATGTTAAAAGCGTGGACATCCCCGACTATGCCCTCTTGAGGGGCATGTCCGATATTGCTAACTCTATTCTCGTTGCTTGGACCATAATAATTCCAAACATTACCAACAATTTCACTGTTATTGCTGCCCCTAATATCTCCGTTTGAATACACGTCGCCAAAAATCTTACTATTATTATCCATTACTATCCCGCCAGCACCGCCTTGAATGGCATAGTCAAAGCCAGACCCAAAAGACGATGTATTGGCAATAACTTGGACTTCTCTTTGTTCTCCGGTTGATGCGGTGGCGTGTGAGCTAACTATTCTTTGAAATGAATTATCAGGATCAATCCCAATGTTGACTAAGATATTAGTATCTTCATAAGGAATATAATAAGTACCAGCGGTAAAGCCATTTATGCGCCACAAGGCATCGTTTAAACCGGCTTCAGCGGCATAAAAAGTTTCTTCAAAAGCTCCTCCTTGATTAGACAGGCGTAACTCTCCAATGGCCAAAATTGACAAGGTTAACATTACCGACAAAGCAAAAGCCGACACCCCGGCAAGTGTTAATATTGCTATGACGCCTTGTTTGTTTTTTGTTAATTGAGTCCACATATTTAATATATACCTCGCCTAACGGTTGCGGCAGTTGATAAATCAATCAAATAGTTTCTTTCAACATTAGCGTTCGGATTACCTTGCTCAACGGTTAAATCAATTTCTATCACATTGCTCACGTTGTTATCAAAAGTCAAGGCTGTAACACGTACTTCATCGCTTGAAATCGGCGCTCCGTCTAAAGTTACAGCATTAGTTAAATTGTCGTAGGCTAAAGTGATGACGGTATCATCGGTTCGAGTTAATTGAATTGACTCGCCCGGAAAAGTACCTGAAAAATCTTTAGCGGTTTTTATTTCTTGGCTCAAGCGCGCAAGTATTAAACGGCTATTTTGATGAACCTCTTTAACCGTAATTATACGCGCAGAATTATCTATTACATCCACTACGAAAGAAGTAAAAATAACAGCACTGGCTGCAATTAAAGCAACATAAATTAACATCTCAATTAAAGTAAACCCCTCCCTTGGGCGCAAATCCTCTATCATATTATATTCGGCCACGCCGTAAAAATATTTGAAATACTAAAGGCTTGCGTTGCGCCGCGCTCTTGCCACGTCACTGTCACACTTATATTTTTTGAGCTATCATCGCTATAAGCACACCCACTATCTTCAATTTCACCAAACTGCTTGGTGCGGCACACATTTTCTATTGTTATCACCCGGCTAAAACGATTGTCTTGTGGTACCGCGGCTAAATTTTGTTGCAATACCCAAGTCGTGCCGTTAAACTCTAAATGATATTCAGTGCCGCTATAACTTAAAGGGTAAGTAGTCCAACAGCTATTGTAAGCTCCTACTGGCTCACAAGTCTGCCCATCGCGAGTACATTGTCCATCACCGCAAGAATCATCAACCCCACAAACACAAGCAAAAAAATCGTTTTGCATGGCTACCATAATCTCCATTGATTCCTGGGCGAAAGCGGCGGCCTTGGTGTTATTTAAGCTAGTATGCGCCAAGCGCAAATTTGAACTTAGCACCCTGCCAACCACTACCACCATAAAACCAACCAAGGCAATCGCAATGATTACCTCAATTAAACCAAAGCCCTCGTCACGCAATTTCATTTATAAAAGACTTACTTTGCCACTAGCGTCAACTTGGATAGTCATAGTGTTGCCGCCACCATCTGTTAAAATAATAGTATTATTTGTGGCTGTTCCGTTTTTCCTAACAAACCTAACTTCCGGGCCATCACTGCTAGATAAAGAAACTCCATCGGTTAAATCATGAGTTGTGCCATAAGTATAGGTCTCATCTTCATCGACCGAAAAAATTACAAAATCATCACTATGTAAATAAATTCCGTGATCTGAAAAAGCTTCTCCCACAATAGCTTTATTTTGGGTCATGCGTAAACTGTTCACTAACTTATAAGCATCATCTTTTAAGGCTAAACTGCTGTTCAAAGAATGAAAAGCTGGGATGCCAATAACAAAAACAATTATCAAAACACCCAGGGCTAAAAGTAACTCAATAGCTGTAAAACCTTTAGGCTTATCTGATAATTTCATTA
This genomic window contains:
- a CDS encoding transcriptional regulator, which translates into the protein MPQSVSNKVQSLRTKLNVTQEELASAVGVTRQTIIALEKGNYIPSVLLALKLAKFFNKSVEDLFIYEK